From Candidatus Dormiibacterota bacterium, a single genomic window includes:
- the topA gene encoding type I DNA topoisomerase, translated as MKKPLIIVESPTKARTIKKFLPSRYVVKASVGHVRDLPKSTLGVDVDNGFTPKYLTIKGKGDVIKELKSAVKAADEVYLATDPDREGEAIAWHLAELLKLPDPHRIELHEITKEAALEAIKHPHRIDMDRVNAQQARRILDRLVGYKISPLLWAKVRGGLSAGRVQSVAVRLIVDREREIRAFVPKEYWTIAARFATPRDRETEFAADLVTYRGEKLEIANQAQADAVLAGLEGTSSSLTGIRKREVRRNASAPFTTSTLQQEASRRLRLRVRRTMQIAQALYEGVDLGGKEGTVGLITYMRTDSTRISDQARDAARSYITQQYGKEFHGGRVHRVREGAQDAHEAIRPTSVLRAPAQLAGILKRDELRLYTLIWERFVASQMSPAVFDQTTVEITAGEYGFRVTGSILKFAGFTRVYEEGKDEPAKERVRLPELFEGDALERRALESKQHFTEPPPRYTEASLVRVLEENGIGRPSTYSTIVETIQARGYVTQQDRRFMPTEIGEAVNDLLVEHFPKIVNPAFTAEMEGDLDKVAEGHEDWVGVLRAFYGPFAGELEEAERKLPRLEVREEPTDEICPNCGRPMVIKMGRFGKFISCSGYPECKTTRPIVKDTGAKCPKDGGAVVERRSRKGRTFYGCINYPNCDFISWDRVIPERCPVCGSHVVIKTRRGSSHLECAADKEHDVSSLVNAEQQEQAEEAVALP; from the coding sequence GTGAAAAAGCCCCTCATCATCGTCGAATCGCCGACCAAGGCACGAACGATTAAGAAGTTCTTGCCGTCGCGATATGTGGTGAAGGCGTCCGTGGGACACGTTCGGGACCTTCCGAAGTCTACGCTCGGGGTCGACGTCGACAACGGATTCACGCCGAAGTACCTGACGATCAAGGGTAAAGGCGACGTCATCAAAGAGCTGAAGAGCGCCGTCAAGGCCGCAGACGAGGTCTATCTCGCGACCGACCCGGACCGGGAGGGCGAAGCGATCGCCTGGCACTTGGCGGAGTTGCTGAAGCTTCCCGATCCGCACCGGATCGAGTTGCACGAGATCACGAAAGAGGCCGCGCTCGAGGCCATCAAGCACCCGCACCGCATCGACATGGATCGCGTGAACGCGCAGCAGGCGCGGCGCATTCTCGATCGGCTCGTCGGGTACAAGATCTCACCGCTGCTTTGGGCGAAGGTCCGCGGTGGGCTCTCCGCCGGGCGCGTGCAGTCGGTCGCCGTACGTCTCATCGTCGATCGTGAGCGCGAGATCCGAGCCTTCGTTCCGAAGGAGTATTGGACGATCGCGGCGCGCTTTGCGACGCCACGGGACCGAGAGACGGAGTTCGCGGCCGATCTCGTCACCTACCGCGGCGAGAAGCTCGAGATCGCGAATCAGGCGCAGGCCGACGCGGTCCTCGCGGGGCTCGAAGGCACGTCGTCGAGCCTCACCGGCATACGCAAGCGCGAGGTGCGACGTAACGCCTCCGCTCCATTTACGACCTCGACGCTTCAGCAGGAGGCTTCACGCCGGCTGCGTCTGCGCGTGCGCCGCACGATGCAGATCGCGCAGGCCCTCTACGAAGGCGTCGATCTCGGCGGGAAAGAGGGCACCGTCGGTCTCATCACCTACATGCGCACGGACTCGACGCGTATCTCCGATCAGGCGCGCGATGCCGCTCGCAGCTACATCACGCAGCAGTATGGCAAGGAGTTTCACGGCGGACGCGTGCACCGCGTCCGCGAAGGAGCCCAGGACGCTCACGAAGCGATCCGTCCCACGTCCGTGCTGCGCGCGCCGGCGCAGCTCGCAGGAATTCTCAAGCGCGATGAGCTGCGCCTCTACACGCTGATTTGGGAGCGTTTCGTCGCCTCGCAGATGTCGCCGGCGGTCTTCGACCAGACGACGGTGGAGATTACGGCGGGCGAGTACGGTTTCCGCGTGACGGGAAGCATTCTCAAGTTTGCAGGGTTCACCCGCGTCTACGAAGAGGGCAAGGACGAGCCCGCCAAAGAGCGCGTGCGCTTGCCCGAACTCTTCGAAGGCGATGCGCTCGAGCGGCGCGCGCTCGAGTCGAAACAGCACTTTACCGAGCCGCCGCCGCGGTACACGGAGGCTTCGCTCGTGCGCGTGCTCGAGGAGAACGGCATCGGCCGCCCATCGACGTACTCGACGATCGTTGAGACGATCCAGGCGCGCGGATACGTCACGCAGCAAGACCGGCGTTTCATGCCGACGGAGATCGGGGAAGCGGTCAACGATCTCTTGGTCGAGCATTTTCCGAAGATCGTCAACCCGGCGTTCACGGCGGAGATGGAGGGCGATCTCGATAAGGTCGCGGAGGGACACGAAGATTGGGTCGGCGTGCTGCGCGCGTTTTACGGTCCGTTCGCGGGCGAGCTCGAGGAGGCCGAGCGCAAGTTGCCGCGCCTCGAGGTGCGCGAGGAGCCGACCGACGAGATCTGCCCGAACTGCGGCCGTCCCATGGTCATCAAGATGGGACGCTTCGGGAAGTTCATCTCGTGCTCGGGATACCCCGAGTGCAAGACGACCCGCCCGATCGTGAAAGACACCGGCGCGAAATGCCCGAAGGACGGCGGCGCAGTCGTCGAGCGCCGCTCGCGCAAGGGCCGCACGTTCTACGGCTGCATCAACTATCCGAACTGCGACTTCATCTCGTGGGATCGCGTGATTCCGGAGCGCTGCCCCGTCTGCGGTTCGCATGTCGTCATCAAGACGCGACGCGGCTCGTCGCATCTCGAATGCGCCGCCGACAAAGAGCACGACGTGTCATCTCTGGTCAATGCCGAGCAGCAGGAGCAAGCAGAAGAAGCCGTCGCGTTGCCGTGA
- the trmFO gene encoding methylenetetrahydrofolate--tRNA-(uracil(54)-C(5))-methyltransferase (FADH(2)-oxidizing) TrmFO, whose amino-acid sequence MRLLVIGGGLAGCEAAWQAARQGVDVDLYEMRPHASGPAHKTANLAELVCSNSLRGAALENAVGLLKEELARLGSLIVNAARETAVPAGGALAVDRERFAAAVEARVVSEPRITLHREEAKDIPLDRPAILACGPLPSDALLASIDRVISACCPHPVEGRLHYYDAASPIVASDSIDESKMYRKSRYEKGDGDDYLNIPLDREQYAQLLCDLRTLPRHEAKEFDGTRYFEGCLPIEEMADRGDDVLRFGPMKPVGLRDPRTGKTPYAVVQLRKENREGTAFNLVGFQTRLTWPSQREAFGRLPGLEHAEWLRLGVMHRNTFIDAPRLLEPTLRLRGTDALYFAGQITGAEGYVEAAACGAMAGIHAARAMLGLKPVEAPRESALGAVVAHLQNRESPDFQPSNVTWAAFPVLITHERLGKRERHARMAERALAALDAFRERLQPELVGAGTKAG is encoded by the coding sequence GTGAGACTGCTCGTTATCGGTGGTGGCCTCGCCGGATGTGAAGCGGCGTGGCAGGCTGCGCGCCAAGGCGTCGATGTCGATCTCTACGAGATGCGCCCGCACGCCAGCGGGCCGGCGCACAAGACCGCAAACCTCGCGGAGCTGGTCTGCAGCAACTCGCTGCGCGGTGCCGCGCTCGAAAACGCGGTGGGGCTGCTCAAAGAAGAACTCGCGCGCCTCGGTTCGCTGATCGTCAACGCCGCGCGTGAAACTGCGGTGCCCGCCGGCGGCGCGCTCGCCGTCGATCGCGAACGCTTTGCCGCGGCCGTCGAAGCGCGCGTCGTCTCCGAGCCCCGCATCACGCTGCATCGTGAGGAGGCGAAGGATATCCCGCTCGACCGGCCGGCGATCCTCGCCTGCGGCCCCCTCCCGAGCGACGCCCTGCTGGCAAGTATCGATCGCGTCATCTCCGCTTGTTGCCCGCATCCTGTCGAAGGGCGCCTCCACTATTACGATGCGGCCTCCCCCATCGTCGCGAGCGACTCGATCGACGAATCGAAGATGTATCGCAAGTCGCGGTACGAGAAGGGCGACGGTGACGATTACCTCAACATCCCGCTCGACCGCGAGCAGTACGCGCAATTGCTGTGCGACTTGCGAACGCTGCCGCGGCACGAAGCCAAGGAGTTTGACGGAACGCGATACTTCGAAGGCTGCCTGCCGATCGAGGAGATGGCCGATCGCGGCGACGACGTCCTGCGATTCGGGCCGATGAAACCTGTCGGTCTGCGCGATCCGCGCACCGGAAAGACGCCGTATGCCGTCGTCCAGCTTCGTAAAGAGAACCGCGAGGGGACCGCTTTCAATCTGGTCGGCTTTCAAACGCGCTTGACATGGCCCTCTCAGCGCGAGGCCTTCGGCCGTCTTCCCGGCTTGGAGCATGCGGAGTGGCTGCGCTTGGGCGTGATGCACCGCAACACGTTCATCGATGCGCCTCGGCTGCTCGAACCGACGCTGCGCCTGCGCGGAACCGATGCGCTCTACTTCGCCGGACAGATCACCGGCGCCGAGGGATACGTGGAAGCGGCAGCCTGCGGCGCGATGGCCGGCATCCATGCCGCGCGTGCGATGCTCGGACTGAAACCCGTCGAGGCCCCACGCGAGAGCGCGCTCGGCGCCGTCGTCGCCCATCTGCAAAATCGGGAATCGCCGGATTTTCAGCCCTCGAACGTCACCTGGGCGGCCTTCCCCGTTCTCATCACGCACGAGAGACTCGGTAAGCGGGAGAGGCATGCGCGGATGGCCGAGCGCGCGCTCGCCGCGCTCGACGCCTTCCGCGAGCGGTTGCAACCCGAACTTGTCGGTGCCGGTACTAAAGCGGGATGA
- the hslV gene encoding ATP-dependent protease subunit HslV, with the protein MKIRSTTIVAVRRDGKLAMAGDGQVTIDKTVVKHHARKVRRIAGGTVLAGFAGSAADGIALLEKFEGKYAEFKDLTRASVELAKDWRQDRVLRRLEALLVVGTPEHLFILSGNGDVIEPDEGIAAIGSGGPYAQAAAAALLRTTSLAAEEIARVAIGIAGEICIYTNADITVEVLP; encoded by the coding sequence ATGAAGATTCGCTCGACCACGATCGTTGCGGTCCGCCGCGACGGCAAGCTCGCGATGGCCGGCGACGGTCAAGTCACGATCGACAAGACCGTCGTCAAGCATCACGCGCGCAAAGTACGTCGCATCGCGGGCGGGACGGTGCTCGCAGGCTTTGCCGGGTCGGCCGCGGACGGGATCGCGCTGCTCGAGAAGTTCGAGGGTAAATACGCGGAGTTCAAGGATCTCACGCGTGCATCGGTCGAGCTTGCAAAGGATTGGCGCCAGGATCGCGTGCTGCGGCGGCTCGAGGCACTGCTCGTCGTCGGCACGCCCGAGCATCTCTTCATCCTTTCGGGTAACGGGGACGTGATCGAACCGGACGAAGGGATAGCGGCGATTGGCAGCGGCGGACCGTACGCGCAGGCCGCGGCTGCGGCGCTGCTGCGCACAACCTCGCTTGCGGCAGAGGAGATCGCGCGCGTCGCCATCGGCATCGCGGGCGAGATCTGCATTTACACCAACGCCGACATCACGGTCGAGGTTCTGCCATGA
- the hslU gene encoding ATP-dependent protease ATPase subunit HslU, translated as MNGQTALDGDVQALTPAQIAKALDAYIVGQQKAKRAVAIALRNRYRRGRVADELRAEITPKNILMIGPTGVGKTEIARRLASLVGAPFVKVEATKYTEIGYVGRDVESMVRDLVEVAVRMVMEARRTEVRDVAERQAVERVIDVLHPETRPPQPQGQGGFAATLGSIFGNTAATQPEPRVQTVPGPDAQRVRDQTREEVERGFYDVRLVEIEVEEAPALPIGVIAGMGDQGADIGEMLGGMLPKRRTRRRVTVAEARRIFVQEEAAKLIDTEAVKREALRRAGEDGIIFIDEIDKVAGHEGSRGGPDVSREGVQRDILPIVEGSTVNTKHGQIKTDHILFIAAGAFHMSKPSDLIPELQGRLPIRVELDSLTAEDFKTILTQPRNALVEQYKALLGTEGVQLEFTDDGIEELARFAMQVNEQSENIGARRLHTVLEHLLEDVSFAAPERAGAVRVDAEYVRSRLSDVARNADLSNYIL; from the coding sequence ATGAACGGACAGACGGCGCTCGACGGCGACGTGCAGGCGCTCACCCCGGCGCAGATCGCCAAGGCCCTCGACGCGTACATCGTCGGGCAGCAGAAGGCGAAACGCGCCGTGGCGATCGCGTTGCGAAATCGCTATCGGCGAGGGCGCGTGGCCGACGAGCTTCGCGCGGAGATCACGCCGAAGAACATCCTCATGATCGGTCCGACGGGCGTCGGCAAGACCGAGATCGCGCGCCGCTTGGCGAGCCTAGTCGGCGCGCCGTTCGTGAAGGTCGAAGCGACGAAGTACACCGAGATCGGTTACGTCGGACGCGACGTCGAGTCGATGGTGCGAGACTTGGTCGAGGTCGCCGTGCGCATGGTCATGGAGGCCCGCCGCACGGAGGTGCGCGACGTTGCCGAGCGTCAGGCGGTCGAGCGCGTCATCGACGTTCTGCATCCCGAAACGCGTCCGCCCCAGCCGCAAGGCCAGGGCGGGTTCGCGGCGACGCTCGGCTCGATCTTCGGGAACACGGCCGCGACGCAACCGGAGCCGCGCGTTCAAACGGTTCCCGGGCCGGACGCGCAGCGCGTGCGCGATCAGACCCGCGAAGAGGTCGAACGCGGCTTCTACGACGTGCGTTTGGTCGAGATCGAAGTGGAGGAGGCACCCGCGCTCCCGATCGGCGTCATCGCAGGCATGGGCGATCAGGGAGCGGACATCGGCGAGATGCTCGGCGGCATGCTGCCCAAGCGCAGGACGCGCAGACGCGTCACGGTCGCCGAAGCGCGCCGAATCTTCGTGCAAGAAGAAGCGGCAAAGCTCATCGACACCGAGGCAGTCAAACGCGAAGCGCTGCGCCGGGCGGGCGAAGACGGGATCATCTTCATCGACGAGATCGATAAGGTCGCAGGGCACGAGGGTTCTCGCGGCGGCCCGGACGTATCGCGTGAAGGCGTCCAGCGGGACATCCTTCCGATCGTGGAAGGCTCGACCGTCAACACGAAGCACGGCCAGATCAAGACGGATCACATTCTTTTCATCGCCGCCGGAGCGTTTCACATGAGCAAGCCCTCCGATCTCATCCCCGAGCTGCAGGGCCGCTTACCGATTCGCGTCGAGCTCGACTCCCTGACCGCCGAGGATTTCAAGACGATCCTCACCCAGCCGCGCAACGCGCTCGTCGAGCAGTACAAGGCGCTGCTCGGCACGGAGGGCGTGCAGCTCGAGTTTACCGACGACGGCATCGAAGAGCTCGCTCGATTTGCCATGCAGGTGAACGAGCAGAGCGAGAACATCGGAGCGCGACGGCTGCACACCGTGCTCGAGCATCTGCTCGAAGACGTCAGCTTCGCAGCCCCCGAGCGTGCCGGAGCCGTCCGCGTCGACGCGGAGTACGTGCGAAGCCGCCTCAGCGACGTGGCGCGCAACGCCGATCTCTCCAATTACATCCTTTAG
- the def gene encoding peptide deformylase: MPYKRTIVTEGHAALRRAAKRVTPQELAEPLFQQLIDDMFLTMYEAPGVGLAAPQVGISKQLFVADVKDEEHQPVAVINPKIVAAEDEIELTEGCLSVPGYVGEITRFSRVAVSGLDRHGHKIRLEGDGLFAQCVQHEIDHLHGKLYKDSARNVRLSTPADEREDPESAQEA, encoded by the coding sequence GTGCCCTACAAGCGAACGATCGTCACCGAAGGTCACGCCGCCCTGCGGCGCGCGGCGAAGCGCGTCACGCCGCAGGAGCTCGCCGAACCACTCTTCCAGCAGCTGATCGACGATATGTTCCTCACGATGTACGAGGCGCCGGGCGTAGGTCTGGCGGCTCCGCAAGTCGGCATTTCGAAGCAGCTCTTCGTCGCCGACGTCAAAGACGAAGAGCACCAGCCCGTGGCCGTCATCAATCCGAAGATCGTCGCGGCTGAAGACGAGATCGAGCTCACCGAGGGTTGCCTCTCCGTACCGGGCTACGTCGGAGAGATCACGCGCTTTTCGCGCGTGGCCGTGAGCGGACTCGATCGTCACGGTCACAAGATCCGCTTGGAGGGCGACGGCCTCTTCGCGCAATGCGTGCAGCACGAAATCGATCATCTCCACGGCAAGCTGTACAAAGACAGCGCGCGCAACGTTCGTCTCTCTACGCCCGCCGACGAGCGCGAGGATCCGGAATCGGCGCAAGAAGCATGA